A genome region from Longimicrobiaceae bacterium includes the following:
- the grpE gene encoding nucleotide exchange factor GrpE, with amino-acid sequence MSEPTPDVDELVEDVGLVPGGPAPLDEVPLPEDLLAEPAGDDVAPGDGGGMPSVEDILNDLERVTAERDEFLALAQSKQAELENMRKRMMKQQADEVARRSAGIVQSLLPVLDAFDYGIA; translated from the coding sequence GTGAGCGAGCCCACCCCGGACGTGGACGAGCTCGTCGAGGATGTCGGACTGGTCCCCGGCGGACCGGCCCCCCTCGACGAGGTGCCCCTGCCCGAGGACCTCCTCGCCGAGCCGGCGGGCGACGACGTCGCCCCCGGCGACGGCGGGGGCATGCCGTCGGTCGAGGACATCCTGAACGACCTCGAACGGGTGACCGCCGAGCGCGACGAGTTCCTCGCCCTTGCCCAGAGCAAGCAGGCGGAGCTCGAGAACATGCGCAAGCGCATGATGAAGCAGCAGGCCGACGAGGTGGCGCGCCGCAGCGCGGGGATCGTCCAGAGCCTACTGCCGGTGCTCGACGCGTTCGACTACGGCATCGCCC